A region of Subtercola boreus DNA encodes the following proteins:
- a CDS encoding DUF4350 domain-containing protein yields MTGRAGAVVAPGGKAAGLGGSTGAAGGSTPPGRRTAAGAEAATPTMRVFFRRWSFWLGAGVFVVIASLVLLLVRGVSGTEAGSDLSTTSAAPTGAKAIAEVLRQQGVTVSTADSLDGALRAVADIRGSGGAGSGGSSDPTVLIYDPSGYLPIDRRADLLALGNRIVLVQPDIFTLDALAPGVSVTGVVGASDVVEAGCGLAVAERAGTISTSGSGYRLDADGTDTDAGGGTGTGTGTECFPVGDGGFSLVQQNAGGSVVTVLGASGILTNEHALEAGNASLALGLLGSVDQLVWYLPSAADLTATGPPSLAALTPGWVTPLVVLLVAVFLAAALWRGRRLGPVVVENLPVIVRGSETVTGRARLYTRSNARSRALDALRIGTVTRLCGLLGLPRTAALPEIIAAVAASTASPPAELAEVLVNRLPRSDSELLALSHQLSVIERRVQVAVGRAPATPTPSSPSVRPTESRS; encoded by the coding sequence GTGACGGGCCGGGCGGGCGCGGTGGTCGCTCCGGGAGGGAAGGCAGCGGGCCTCGGCGGCTCGACAGGCGCGGCCGGCGGGAGCACGCCGCCCGGGCGGAGGACCGCAGCGGGCGCGGAGGCCGCGACGCCGACGATGCGCGTGTTCTTCCGGCGGTGGTCGTTCTGGCTGGGGGCCGGGGTGTTCGTCGTGATCGCGAGCCTGGTGCTGCTGCTGGTGCGCGGCGTCTCGGGAACAGAGGCAGGCTCCGACCTGTCGACGACGAGCGCCGCGCCCACGGGAGCGAAGGCGATCGCGGAGGTGCTGCGGCAGCAGGGGGTCACCGTGTCGACGGCCGACAGCCTCGACGGGGCCCTACGAGCTGTGGCCGACATCCGTGGGAGCGGCGGGGCCGGTTCTGGCGGCAGCAGCGACCCGACCGTGCTCATCTACGACCCGAGCGGGTACCTGCCGATCGATCGCCGGGCCGACCTTCTGGCGCTCGGCAACCGGATCGTGCTCGTACAGCCCGACATCTTCACACTCGACGCCCTCGCGCCCGGCGTCTCGGTCACGGGTGTGGTCGGGGCGAGCGACGTCGTGGAGGCGGGCTGCGGGCTGGCCGTCGCCGAACGGGCCGGCACGATCTCGACCTCGGGGAGCGGCTACCGGCTGGACGCCGACGGCACTGACACTGACGCCGGCGGCGGCACCGGCACCGGCACCGGCACCGAATGCTTCCCGGTGGGCGACGGCGGCTTCTCACTCGTGCAGCAGAACGCCGGCGGATCTGTCGTGACGGTGCTGGGAGCATCCGGAATCCTGACGAACGAACACGCCCTCGAAGCCGGCAACGCGAGCCTCGCGCTCGGGCTGCTCGGGTCTGTCGACCAGCTGGTCTGGTACCTGCCGTCCGCGGCCGACCTCACCGCGACGGGGCCGCCGAGCCTCGCCGCCCTGACGCCCGGCTGGGTCACGCCGCTCGTGGTACTGCTGGTGGCCGTCTTCCTCGCCGCCGCGCTCTGGCGGGGCCGCCGGCTCGGGCCGGTCGTGGTCGAGAACCTGCCGGTGATCGTGCGCGGCTCCGAGACCGTCACCGGGCGGGCCCGGCTCTACACGCGCTCGAACGCGCGAAGCAGGGCACTGGATGCTCTGCGGATCGGCACCGTCACGAGACTGTGCGGACTGCTCGGCCTCCCCCGCACGGCCGCGCTGCCCGAGATCATCGCAGCCGTCGCGGCGAGCACGGCGTCGCCGCCTGCGGAACTGGCCGAGGTGCTGGTGAACCGTCTCCCGCGGTCGGACAGCGAACTGCTCGCCCTCTCCCACCAGCTGTCGGTGATCGAACGGCGCGTGCAGGTCGCCGTCGGGCGCGCGCCCGCCACCCCCACACCCTCTTCCCCGTCCGTCCGTCCCACAGAAAGCCGGTCATGA
- a CDS encoding DUF58 domain-containing protein, translating to MAVSGRFVLLVAIGAVPIVLLGQAYGLAFEALGGWLLLAVVLGVVDLVLAGSPRRIGVERDLPLRVRLGQPAQSDLYLTNDGRRMLRGTVRDAWQPSAGAVSTRFAVRIPAGERRLVSAELRPFRRGERRVEQVGIRSFGPLGLWARQASIVAPGRIRVLPPFHSRRHLPSRLARLRELDGRTSVMVRGQGTEFDSLREYVRGDDVRSIDWRATARRDGLVVRTWRPERDRRVVIVIDSGRTSAARIDDEPRLDTAFEAALLLAALASRAGDRVDVIAWDRRVRARVQGATGPDLLSRMVDVLAPVDPELLETDWSAVPARVREITNQRALVVLLTSLETPGSSRGLLAVLPQLTQRHTVLVASVTDRSTFDLVGQRADLEQIYAAAAAERALLDVARVSAAARQQGAEVVTGSPADLPPAVADRYLALKAAGRL from the coding sequence GTGGCCGTCTCGGGGCGGTTCGTTCTGCTGGTCGCGATCGGCGCGGTGCCGATCGTGCTGCTCGGGCAGGCCTACGGCCTCGCGTTCGAAGCGCTCGGCGGGTGGCTGCTGCTCGCGGTTGTGCTCGGCGTCGTCGACCTGGTGCTCGCGGGGTCGCCACGGCGCATCGGTGTCGAACGCGACCTGCCGCTCCGGGTCCGTCTCGGCCAGCCCGCGCAGAGCGACCTCTACCTGACGAACGACGGTCGGCGGATGCTCCGCGGAACGGTGCGCGACGCCTGGCAGCCCTCAGCCGGAGCCGTGTCGACACGCTTCGCGGTGCGGATTCCCGCCGGGGAACGCCGGCTCGTGAGCGCCGAGCTCCGCCCGTTCCGCCGAGGTGAGCGCCGGGTGGAGCAGGTGGGCATCCGTTCCTTCGGACCGCTCGGGCTCTGGGCGCGGCAGGCGAGCATCGTGGCACCCGGGCGCATCCGCGTGCTGCCGCCGTTCCATTCGCGCCGACACCTGCCCTCGCGTCTCGCCCGGCTGCGGGAACTCGACGGACGCACGAGCGTGATGGTGCGCGGGCAGGGAACAGAGTTCGACTCGCTGCGGGAGTACGTTCGGGGCGACGACGTGCGCTCCATCGACTGGCGGGCGACGGCGCGGCGCGACGGGCTGGTCGTGCGCACGTGGCGGCCCGAGCGCGACCGGCGAGTGGTGATCGTGATCGACTCCGGGCGTACGAGCGCGGCGAGGATCGACGACGAACCACGCCTCGACACGGCGTTCGAGGCGGCACTGCTGCTGGCCGCGCTGGCGAGCCGGGCCGGCGACCGCGTCGACGTGATCGCCTGGGATCGCCGCGTGCGGGCCCGCGTTCAGGGTGCGACGGGGCCCGACCTGCTCTCCCGGATGGTCGACGTGCTCGCGCCTGTCGACCCGGAACTGCTCGAGACCGACTGGTCGGCCGTACCCGCCCGGGTGCGCGAGATCACGAACCAGCGCGCGCTGGTCGTGCTGCTGACGTCCCTCGAGACGCCCGGTTCCTCCCGGGGCCTCCTCGCCGTGCTGCCGCAGCTGACCCAGCGGCACACCGTGCTGGTCGCGTCGGTCACCGATCGTTCCACCTTCGACCTCGTCGGCCAGCGCGCCGACCTCGAGCAGATCTACGCGGCGGCGGCCGCCGAGCGGGCACTGCTGGATGTCGCGCGGGTCTCGGCCGCGGCCCGCCAGCAGGGCGCGGAGGTCGTCACAGGCTCGCCCGCCGACCTGCCGCCTGCGGTCGCGGACCGGTACCTCGCGCTGAAGGCGGCCGGCCGGCTCTGA
- a CDS encoding stage II sporulation protein M, protein MDLDAYTAAHRADWDRLDDLGRRRTFSGSDADELIERYQSGATDLSALKTAAGSTVAGDRLSVALSRARLRFTASSGNALRQVPAFFAWQLPAALYRLRWIVLTVALVTVVVSSLYAIWALNDPRVLANFGSDADLQKIAEQDFVGYYSENPSASFTGQVWTNNAWLAAQCVAFGIVGVYVPYLLLQNALNLGVNAAVLFHFGHADVFFQFILPHGMLELTAIFVAAAAGLRIFWAWIAPGARTRAQALAEDGRALFTVAVGLVFVLLISGIIEGFVTPSPLPWPVKLAIGAVALGAFLFYMLWVGGRAHRAGETGDLEEFDRGAQRLVAT, encoded by the coding sequence ATGGACCTCGACGCCTACACTGCCGCCCATCGAGCCGACTGGGATCGCCTCGATGACCTCGGTCGACGCCGCACGTTCTCGGGCTCCGACGCCGACGAGTTGATCGAGCGGTACCAGTCCGGTGCGACCGACCTCTCCGCGCTGAAGACGGCGGCCGGATCCACGGTCGCGGGCGACCGCCTCTCGGTGGCACTCTCGCGGGCGCGCCTCCGGTTCACCGCATCGAGCGGCAACGCGCTCCGGCAGGTGCCGGCGTTCTTCGCCTGGCAGCTGCCCGCGGCGCTCTACCGGCTGCGCTGGATCGTGCTCACCGTCGCCCTCGTGACCGTCGTCGTCAGCTCGCTCTACGCGATCTGGGCGCTGAACGACCCGCGCGTGCTCGCGAACTTCGGCAGCGACGCCGACCTGCAGAAGATCGCCGAGCAGGACTTCGTCGGCTACTACTCCGAGAACCCGTCCGCCTCGTTCACGGGCCAGGTGTGGACGAACAACGCCTGGCTCGCGGCCCAGTGCGTGGCATTCGGCATCGTCGGTGTGTACGTTCCCTACCTGTTGCTGCAGAATGCCCTGAATCTCGGGGTGAACGCGGCAGTGCTCTTCCACTTCGGGCATGCAGACGTGTTCTTCCAGTTCATCCTGCCGCACGGGATGCTCGAACTGACGGCGATCTTCGTGGCCGCTGCCGCGGGCCTCCGCATCTTCTGGGCCTGGATCGCGCCGGGCGCCCGCACCCGCGCCCAGGCTCTCGCAGAGGACGGCCGCGCGCTGTTCACCGTCGCGGTGGGGCTCGTCTTCGTGTTGCTCATCTCCGGAATCATCGAGGGCTTCGTCACGCCGTCGCCGCTGCCCTGGCCGGTGAAGCTGGCCATCGGGGCGGTGGCGCTCGGGGCGTTCCTCTTCTACATGCTGTGGGTCGGCGGGCGGGCCCACCGCGCGGGCGAGACCGGTGACCTCGAAGAGTTCGACCGGGGAGCCCAGCGCCTCGTCGCGACCTGA
- a CDS encoding AAA family ATPase has product MSDMPQPSQTAGPNQAAPDLPLSGPEPRASDDELRQALSRVRTEVGKAVVGQDGAVTGLLIALLARGHVLLEGVPGVAKTLLVRSLAAALSLDTKRVQFTPDLMPGDVTGSLVYDARSGEFQFRDGPVFTNILLADEINRTPPKTQSALLEAMEERQVSVDGLSRPLPDPFLVAATMNPIEYEGTYMLPEAQLDRFLLKLTLDIPERDIEIQVLARHAAGFNPRDLVAAGVTPVLGAAQLHQAQAAAGRVGASPDVIAYAVDLARATRQSPSVKLGVSPRGSTALLASAKAWAWLNGFASITPDHVQAMVLPVLRHRIQLRPEAELEGVSVDTILRGVLSQVQVPI; this is encoded by the coding sequence ATGAGCGACATGCCCCAGCCATCCCAGACAGCAGGGCCGAACCAGGCAGCGCCCGACCTACCGCTCTCGGGCCCGGAGCCCCGGGCATCCGACGACGAGCTCCGGCAGGCGCTCTCCCGGGTGCGCACCGAGGTCGGGAAAGCCGTCGTCGGGCAGGACGGCGCGGTCACCGGTCTGCTGATCGCTCTGCTCGCGCGCGGCCACGTGCTGCTCGAGGGCGTTCCCGGGGTCGCGAAGACGCTGCTCGTGCGATCCCTCGCCGCCGCGCTCAGCCTCGACACCAAGCGGGTGCAGTTCACGCCCGACCTGATGCCGGGCGACGTGACGGGCTCGCTCGTGTACGACGCGCGGTCGGGCGAATTCCAGTTCCGGGACGGGCCGGTGTTCACGAACATCCTGCTCGCCGATGAGATCAACCGCACGCCGCCGAAGACGCAGTCCGCCCTGCTGGAGGCGATGGAGGAGCGCCAGGTCAGCGTCGACGGACTCTCGCGGCCGCTGCCCGACCCGTTCCTGGTCGCGGCCACGATGAACCCGATCGAATACGAGGGCACGTACATGCTGCCCGAGGCTCAGCTCGACCGGTTCCTGCTGAAGCTGACCCTCGACATCCCCGAGCGCGACATCGAGATCCAGGTGCTGGCGCGCCATGCCGCCGGCTTCAACCCGCGGGACCTCGTCGCAGCCGGCGTCACTCCCGTGCTCGGGGCGGCGCAACTTCACCAGGCGCAGGCCGCGGCGGGCCGGGTCGGCGCCTCCCCCGACGTGATCGCCTACGCTGTGGACCTCGCACGCGCCACCCGGCAGAGTCCCTCGGTCAAGCTCGGCGTGAGCCCGCGCGGGAGCACGGCGCTGCTCGCCTCCGCGAAGGCGTGGGCGTGGCTGAACGGGTTCGCCTCGATCACGCCCGACCACGTGCAGGCGATGGTGCTGCCGGTGCTGAGGCACCGCATCCAACTGCGGCCGGAAGCGGAACTCGAGGGCGTCTCGGTCGACACGATCCTCCGCGGCGTGCTCTCGCAGGTGCAGGTGCCGATCTGA
- a CDS encoding metallopeptidase family protein, which produces MPRSRRSGSAKTSTARFRNRHGRTLRSSVTGPHLPPLRTRIDLFEMTVASTADYLKGVWPEELADVRFEIGAIPLGMPAEGAPVARWSVIGRRIILFRLPIQRMSKLHRDDELHKRMVIESCVFRAVAELLGKDPWDLAPDRFRHF; this is translated from the coding sequence ATGCCACGTTCACGGCGCTCCGGTTCAGCGAAGACCTCCACGGCCCGATTCCGCAATCGTCACGGCCGTACCCTCCGCTCGTCGGTGACCGGGCCGCACCTTCCTCCGCTCCGCACGCGCATCGACCTGTTCGAGATGACGGTCGCGTCGACGGCCGACTACCTGAAGGGGGTCTGGCCCGAGGAGCTGGCAGATGTGAGGTTCGAGATCGGAGCGATCCCGCTCGGGATGCCGGCCGAGGGCGCACCCGTGGCACGCTGGAGTGTGATCGGGCGGCGCATCATCCTCTTCCGCCTGCCGATCCAGCGCATGTCGAAGCTGCACCGTGACGACGAACTGCACAAGCGGATGGTGATCGAGAGCTGCGTCTTCCGGGCCGTCGCCGAACTGCTTGGGAAAGACCCGTGGGACCTGGCACCCGACAGGTTCCGGCACTTCTAG
- a CDS encoding DUF5719 family protein: MARTSLRIATSVVVLAAGIAAVTAAATVPWPSVNTGVPSVTVTPVASDQTRVCPGPFVTVPTDTGGGSSSLQSVGGAFSIVAGSSPDGTDVTTTDLAVPDSPGSDAKPLRLTASGAAGILIAGSQSEQSFDGGDLIGLATSACAEPTADSWLAAGSTTTGRSSVIVLSNPTDVSATVSLAIFSEAGPVPAPGASGIVVPANTQKSLTLAGLAPDAVSPVIHVTATGGQVYATLQQSIVRSLDPGGVDVAGPTEAPATTHTIAGMQIVSTSAIAERAADPASSDLPAALRVFVPGAAGAAVSVTFKSETLGVPDVSASYSALAGVVTDFPFPSLPDDSYSLTVTSDQPVVVGSRSSVVSGGTDFAWYQASPALSGTFLFATTVGPNPLLMLSNSGDSDAAVTLTPANGTPVTATVAGNSASSIPLTTSTLYTVTTSAPLGAAVGYLGDGVISAYAVSPASPLASPITVYPGG, encoded by the coding sequence GTGGCCCGCACCAGCCTCCGGATCGCCACCAGCGTGGTCGTGCTCGCGGCCGGAATCGCCGCGGTGACGGCTGCAGCGACCGTGCCGTGGCCTTCGGTGAACACCGGCGTGCCGAGCGTGACCGTGACCCCCGTGGCATCCGACCAGACCCGGGTCTGCCCCGGACCCTTCGTCACCGTCCCCACCGACACGGGTGGTGGTTCGTCGAGCCTGCAGTCCGTGGGCGGCGCGTTCTCCATCGTGGCCGGGAGCAGCCCCGACGGCACCGACGTGACGACAACCGACCTCGCGGTACCCGATTCGCCCGGCAGTGACGCGAAGCCGCTGAGGCTCACCGCGTCCGGCGCAGCCGGGATCCTGATCGCCGGAAGCCAGTCCGAGCAGTCGTTCGACGGGGGCGACCTGATCGGCCTCGCCACCTCGGCCTGCGCCGAGCCGACCGCCGACAGCTGGCTGGCGGCCGGATCCACGACCACCGGTCGCTCGAGCGTCATCGTGCTCAGCAACCCCACGGATGTCTCCGCCACCGTCAGCCTCGCGATCTTCAGTGAGGCGGGGCCGGTGCCCGCACCCGGGGCGAGCGGCATCGTCGTGCCCGCGAACACGCAGAAGTCGCTCACGCTCGCCGGCCTCGCGCCCGATGCGGTCTCGCCGGTCATCCACGTCACCGCCACCGGCGGGCAGGTCTATGCGACGCTCCAGCAGAGCATCGTGCGGAGCCTCGACCCGGGAGGAGTGGATGTCGCGGGCCCGACAGAGGCCCCGGCCACGACCCACACCATCGCCGGAATGCAGATCGTCAGCACCAGCGCGATCGCCGAACGCGCCGCCGACCCGGCGTCGAGCGACCTGCCTGCCGCGCTCCGGGTGTTCGTGCCCGGTGCCGCCGGAGCGGCTGTCTCCGTGACGTTCAAGAGCGAGACGCTCGGGGTGCCCGACGTCTCGGCGAGCTACAGTGCGCTCGCGGGGGTCGTGACCGACTTCCCGTTCCCGTCGCTGCCCGACGACAGCTACAGCCTCACCGTGACCTCCGACCAGCCCGTCGTCGTCGGGTCGCGTTCCTCGGTCGTGAGCGGCGGAACCGACTTCGCCTGGTACCAGGCCAGCCCCGCCCTCAGCGGGACGTTCCTGTTCGCCACGACGGTCGGGCCGAATCCGCTGCTGATGCTCTCGAACTCCGGCGATTCGGATGCGGCGGTCACCCTCACACCCGCGAACGGCACCCCGGTGACTGCGACGGTGGCCGGCAACTCGGCCTCGAGCATCCCGCTCACGACATCGACTCTCTACACGGTGACGACCAGCGCTCCGCTCGGGGCGGCCGTCGGGTACCTCGGCGACGGGGTGATCTCGGCCTACGCGGTCAGTCCGGCGAGCCCGCTGGCGTCACCGATCACGGTGTACCCCGGGGGCTGA
- the ahcY gene encoding adenosylhomocysteinase, translating into MTSAPTVAPAAASPAAASPAVTALPFKVRDLSLAEAGRHQIRLAENEMPGLMALRSEFADSQPLAGARIMGSLHMTVQTAVLIETLVDLGAQVRWVSCNIFSTQDEAAAAIVVGRTGTPAAPAGVPVFAWKGETLEEYWWCTNQAFDWSAEAAAAGDTFTGPNMILDDGGDATMLVHKGREFELAGAVPDALPTDTYEYTVVLDLLRRSLASSGDRWTTIAADIRGVTEETTTGVHRLYELAAAGELRFPAINVNDSVTKSKFDNKYGIRHSLPDGLNRATDVLIGGKVVFVVGYGDVGKGSAEALKGQGARVIVSEIDPINALQAAMDGFQVARIESVLDTVDIFVTTTGNQHVITVDHILGMKNLAIVSNVGHFDDEIDIAGLERVAGAEKVEIKPQVHEWRLPNGRSVLVLSEGRLMNLGNATGHPSFVMSNSFTNQVLAQIELFGSPENYPVGVYVLPKILDEKVARLHLDALGVELTVLTPSQAAYIGVPVDGPYKVDHYRY; encoded by the coding sequence ATGACTTCTGCTCCCACTGTTGCGCCCGCCGCTGCCTCGCCTGCCGCTGCCTCCCCGGCAGTCACCGCGCTCCCGTTCAAGGTGCGCGACCTGTCACTCGCCGAGGCCGGCCGCCACCAGATCCGCCTCGCCGAGAACGAGATGCCCGGGCTGATGGCCCTCCGCTCGGAGTTCGCCGACTCTCAGCCGCTCGCGGGTGCCCGCATCATGGGCTCGCTCCACATGACCGTGCAGACCGCCGTTCTCATCGAGACGCTTGTCGACCTCGGTGCCCAGGTGCGCTGGGTGAGCTGCAACATCTTCTCGACGCAGGACGAAGCGGCCGCCGCGATCGTCGTCGGCCGCACGGGAACACCCGCCGCTCCCGCCGGCGTGCCCGTGTTCGCCTGGAAGGGTGAGACCCTCGAAGAGTACTGGTGGTGCACCAACCAGGCCTTCGACTGGAGCGCCGAGGCCGCCGCCGCCGGCGACACCTTCACCGGCCCGAACATGATCCTCGACGACGGTGGTGACGCCACGATGCTGGTGCACAAAGGCCGTGAGTTCGAGTTGGCCGGTGCGGTTCCGGATGCTCTGCCGACCGACACGTACGAATACACGGTCGTGCTCGACCTGCTGCGTCGCTCGCTGGCTTCGTCGGGCGACCGGTGGACCACCATCGCGGCCGACATCCGCGGCGTCACAGAGGAGACCACCACCGGCGTGCACCGCCTCTACGAGCTCGCGGCCGCCGGCGAATTGCGATTCCCGGCCATCAACGTCAACGACTCGGTCACGAAGTCGAAGTTCGACAACAAGTACGGCATCCGGCACTCGCTGCCCGACGGCCTCAACCGTGCCACCGACGTCCTGATCGGCGGCAAGGTCGTCTTCGTCGTCGGCTACGGCGACGTCGGCAAGGGTTCTGCCGAAGCGCTCAAAGGCCAGGGCGCCCGCGTGATCGTCAGCGAGATCGACCCTATCAACGCCCTCCAGGCCGCGATGGACGGTTTCCAGGTCGCCCGCATCGAGTCGGTGCTCGACACCGTCGACATCTTCGTCACCACCACCGGCAACCAGCACGTGATCACGGTCGACCACATCCTCGGCATGAAGAACCTCGCCATCGTCTCGAACGTCGGACACTTCGACGACGAGATCGACATCGCCGGGCTCGAGCGTGTCGCCGGTGCGGAGAAGGTCGAGATCAAGCCGCAGGTGCACGAGTGGCGCCTGCCGAACGGTCGCTCGGTGCTCGTTCTCTCCGAGGGTCGCCTGATGAACCTCGGCAACGCCACTGGTCACCCCAGCTTCGTGATGAGCAACTCGTTCACGAACCAGGTGCTCGCGCAGATCGAGCTGTTCGGTTCGCCGGAGAACTACCCCGTCGGCGTGTACGTGCTGCCGAAGATCCTTGACGAGAAGGTCGCCCGCCTCCACCTCGACGCCCTCGGCGTGGAGCTCACCGTGCTGACCCCCTCTCAGGCCGCCTACATCGGCGTGCCCGTCGATGGCCCCTACAAGGTCGACCACTACCGCTACTGA
- a CDS encoding DUF4129 domain-containing protein, with product MSVSFAAWVHSAVPVDPSAPDARQLLQEELGKPEYQAAKPTWLDLAASAVERWLNSLVLPSGGDASGLLPLIAVIVLVTLIIVLFIVFGRPRRNRSAPVQLGSLFGSDDRRSSAELRASAADAARSGDFRTAIEELYRSIARRQAERTVIRVDPGTTAQDVAWRAAESYPSEAGGLASAARVFDEVRYLGASGTHASYEELAGLEARLRDAAPVRRERIGAR from the coding sequence GTGTCCGTCTCCTTCGCCGCGTGGGTGCACTCTGCCGTGCCGGTCGATCCCTCGGCGCCGGATGCCCGCCAGCTCCTCCAGGAGGAACTCGGCAAACCGGAGTACCAGGCCGCGAAGCCCACCTGGCTCGATCTGGCAGCGTCGGCGGTCGAACGCTGGCTGAACAGCCTGGTGCTGCCATCGGGTGGAGACGCCAGCGGGCTCCTTCCCCTGATCGCGGTGATCGTACTGGTCACCCTCATCATCGTTCTGTTCATCGTCTTCGGGCGTCCCCGGCGCAACCGCTCTGCTCCCGTGCAGCTGGGTTCCCTGTTCGGTTCGGATGACCGGCGGAGCTCCGCCGAACTCCGGGCGTCAGCTGCGGACGCCGCACGCTCCGGCGACTTCCGTACGGCGATCGAGGAACTGTACCGGTCGATCGCCCGGCGTCAGGCGGAGCGCACGGTCATCCGCGTCGACCCGGGAACCACCGCCCAGGATGTCGCGTGGCGCGCAGCCGAGTCGTACCCGAGCGAGGCCGGTGGGCTGGCGTCGGCGGCGCGGGTGTTCGACGAGGTGCGGTACCTGGGAGCATCCGGAACCCATGCGTCGTACGAAGAGCTCGCGGGGCTCGAGGCACGCCTGCGCGACGCCGCGCCGGTGCGGCGCGAGCGGATCGGGGCACGGTGA
- a CDS encoding DUF3499 family protein, giving the protein MNTRTCSRVACESEPVSTLTYVYADSMAVLGPLSLEHEPGSYDLCVRHTRSMSAPRGWQVVRYVSVGNEY; this is encoded by the coding sequence ATGAACACCAGAACCTGCTCTCGGGTGGCCTGCGAGAGCGAGCCCGTCTCGACGCTGACCTACGTCTACGCCGACTCGATGGCCGTGCTCGGTCCGCTCAGCCTCGAACACGAGCCGGGCAGCTACGACCTGTGCGTGCGGCACACGCGATCCATGTCCGCGCCACGCGGCTGGCAGGTCGTGCGGTACGTGTCCGTGGGCAACGAGTACTGA
- a CDS encoding RDD family protein, with translation MAAPNLAPVQRANSLEYDDELLVTGEAVALDVRPASFILRAAGTMIDVLLSVLLIVLTGVLTSIWQSATGADDAISQAIILSSVVFAVVVVPTVVETLSRGRSLGKLVIGARVVRDDGGSTSLRHALIRSLTGVLEIYGTFGGLAILVSLLNPRAKRLGDLLAGTYSQHERVPQLVSHAQPLPPGLTAWAAVADVARMPDRLSRRIAQYLAEAPRMVPDARARHAAQLAAEAAPFVSPLPPVPPEVLLLGIAALRREREARGLALEASRLARLAPALTGLPHGFPER, from the coding sequence ATGGCAGCGCCGAACCTCGCCCCCGTGCAGCGGGCGAACTCGCTCGAATACGATGACGAACTGCTCGTCACCGGCGAGGCCGTCGCGCTCGATGTGCGTCCGGCGAGCTTCATCCTGCGGGCGGCGGGCACCATGATCGACGTGCTGTTGTCGGTACTCCTGATCGTGCTGACCGGCGTGCTGACCAGCATCTGGCAGTCGGCGACGGGTGCGGATGATGCGATCTCCCAGGCGATCATCCTGTCGAGCGTGGTCTTCGCTGTCGTGGTGGTGCCGACTGTCGTCGAGACGCTCAGCCGCGGCCGTTCCCTCGGCAAACTGGTGATCGGTGCGCGGGTGGTGCGGGACGACGGCGGATCCACGTCCCTCCGGCACGCCCTCATCCGCTCGCTGACCGGCGTACTGGAGATCTACGGCACGTTCGGCGGGCTCGCCATCCTGGTGTCGCTGCTGAACCCGCGCGCCAAGCGGCTCGGCGACCTGCTGGCCGGCACCTACAGCCAGCACGAGCGGGTGCCGCAGCTGGTGTCGCACGCCCAGCCGCTGCCGCCGGGGCTCACCGCGTGGGCCGCCGTCGCAGATGTCGCACGGATGCCCGATCGGCTCTCTCGGCGCATCGCGCAGTACCTCGCGGAGGCGCCGCGCATGGTTCCGGATGCCCGAGCTCGCCACGCGGCGCAGCTCGCCGCCGAGGCGGCCCCGTTCGTGTCGCCCCTCCCACCGGTGCCGCCCGAGGTGCTGCTGCTCGGGATCGCGGCGCTGCGGCGGGAGCGCGAAGCGCGGGGTCTCGCGCTGGAGGCGTCGCGACTCGCGCGGCTCGCGCCGGCCCTGACGGGCCTGCCGCACGGGTTCCCCGAGCGCTGA